One window of Puntigrus tetrazona isolate hp1 chromosome 14, ASM1883169v1, whole genome shotgun sequence genomic DNA carries:
- the LOC122358216 gene encoding protocadherin alpha-2-like, producing the protein MDVGGQWSGPPRWWIVSSLLLCVGNLASAQIKYNVPEEVKEGQVIGNIAKDLNLDAVNLSRRRFRIVSGSGDALFQVNQNNGELYVDKRIDRERLCDGNAVCSISLKCVIEDPLEVHYVEVEITDVNDNPPIFPRSEQQFEIAEHTLLGTRFQVQTARDPDLGMNAVRQYKLSQNELFDVDVRERHEIKIPFLVLKKALDRERQGKHRLSLTAIDGGNPPKSGTLNISIIVLDINDNRPVFSRDSYTATILENAPRGTVVIKINATDLDEGMNGEIEFSLGENVEGKIHDLFALDKNTGELQVNGKIDFEDSNVFKLDVQASDKGQPPLIAEAELSIKVTDVNDNSPDIEITSLSSVISENASPGTAVALISVSDKDSGVNGRVICTLPENMPFELKSSSFKENIYSLVTKGRLDREVKSRYEITVTATDLGKPPLSSFKMLNIQVSDVNDNAPEFSQNTYELYLSENNVPGSSIFSVTAFDRDLNENAAIAYHLNQGDLTSFLNINSETGIVYALKSLDFETTKTFHFQVVATDSGAPSLSSNVTVNVFILDQERQQEEQQFLRNLQERLNPQNH; encoded by the exons ATGGATGTCGGAGGACAATGGAGCGGACCGCCGCGCTGGTGGATTGTTTCTTCCTTGCTGTTGTGCGTCGGGAATCTGGCCAGtgctcaaataaaatacaatgttcCGGAGGAAGTGAAAGAAGGGCAGGTTATTGGAAATATCGCAAAGGATTTAAACCTCGATGCCGTTAATCTGTCGCGCCGTCGATTTCGTATCGTTTCTGGATCCGGTGACGCGCTTTTCCAGGTAAATCAGAACAACGGGGAACTGTATGTCGACAAACGAATCGACAGGGAGAGGCTGTGCGATGGAAACGCCGTTTGTTCGATAAGTTTGAAATGCGTTATTGAAGACCCGCTAGAGGTGCATTACGTAGAAGTTGAAATTACGGATGTAAACGACAACCCTCCTATTTTCCCGAGATCTGAGCAGCAGTTTGAAATAGCCGAGCATACGCTTCTGGGAACACGTTTCCAAGTGCAAACCGCTAGAGATCCCGATCTGGGAATGAATGCGGTCAGACAATATAAATTGAGTCAGAATGAGCTGTTTGATGTCGACGTTCGGGAAaggcatgaaataaaaataccgTTTTTAGTCTTAAAGAAGGCGTTGGACAGAGAACGACAAGGCAAGCATAGACTCTCGCTGACAGCCATTGATGGTGGAAACCCACCGAAATCAGGGACTCTGAACATCTCTATAATTGTTTTGGATATTAATGACAATCGTCCAGTCTTCAGCCGTGACTCATATACTGCAACAATCCTAGAAAACGCACCTCGGGGTACTGTCGTGATTAAAATAAACGCAACCGATTTAGACGAAGGAATGAACGGTGAGATCGAGTTCTCGTTAGGAGAAAATGTAGAAGGAAAAATACACGACCTGTTTGCGCTTGACAAGAACACGGGAGAATTACAAGTTAACGGGAAAATAGACTTTGAGGACTcgaatgtatttaaattagatGTGCAAGCATCCGATAAAGGCCAGCCTCCCCTCATAGCCGAAGCAGAACTCAGCATTAAAGTCACAGATGTTAATGATAACTCTCCTGACATTGAGATAACGTCTCTTTCTAGTGTGATATCTGAAAACGCGAGTCCTGGAACGGCCGTAGCCTTAATCAGCGTTTCAGACAAGGACTCTGGGGTCAATGGAAGAGTCATTTGTACGTTGCCTGAAAATATGCCATTTGAGCTGAAATCATCATCATTTAAAgagaatatttattcattagtgACGAAAGGGCGTTTAGATAGAGAGGTTAAGTCTAGGTATGAAATCACTGTAACAGCCACCGACTTAGGTAAGCCACCTTTgtcttcttttaaaatgttaaacatacAGGTCTCTGATGTAAACGATAACGCCCCAGAGTTTTCCCAGAATACATATGAGCTTTATTTATCTGAAAACAATGTCCCTGGTTCTTCTATATTCTCTGTCACTGCCTTTGACAGAGATTTAAACGAAAATGCTGCAATAGCATATCATCTAAATCAAGGTGATTTGACGTCTTTTCTAAACATCAATTCAGAAACGGGGATTGTTTACGCGCTGAAAAGTTTAGATTTTGAAACTAccaaaacttttcatttccaAGTTGTCGCTACAGACTCTGGAGCTCCGTCTCTGAGCAGTAACGTGACAGTGAACGTGTTCATTCTGGATCAGGAACGACAAC AGGAAGAGCAGCAGTTTCTCAGGAATCTGCAGGAGAGACTCAACCCACAGAATCATTGA